In a genomic window of Streptomyces noursei ATCC 11455:
- the infB gene encoding translation initiation factor IF-2, translated as MAKVRVYELAKEFGVESKVVMAKLQELGEFVRSASSTIEAPVVRKLTDAFQAGSGGGRSAGKPAAPRKSAPAKPSAPTPAQAARPAAPKPGAPKPGPAAPAAPEAPAAPAAPEAPVTPVAPKPAAGPTPGPRPAPARPAAPKPAPAAPAQPEFQAPPSPAPAAQGPRPGAAPGPRPGGRPAPGQGQSRGNAPRSGGQSARPGGPRPAGPRPGNNPFTSGGSTGMARPQAPRPGGAPRPGQPGPRPQGGGQGGPRPQGGGQGGARPTPGAMPRPQGAAPGGAPRPGGGNRPNPGMMPQRPAAGPRPGPGGGGRPGGAGRPGGGGGRPGGGGGFAGRPGGGGGGGRPGGGGGFAGRPGGGGPGGGGGGGGFGGRPGFGGRPGGPGGRGGTQGAFGRPGGPARRGRKSKRQRRQEYEAMQAPSVGGIMLPRGNGQTVRLSRGASLTDFAEKINANPASLVQVMLNLGEMVTATQSVSDETLQLLADEMNYNVEIVSPEEEDRELLESFDIEFGENEGGEEMLASRPPVVTVMGHVDHGKTRLLDAIRKTNVVAGEAGGITQHIGAYQVTTEVNDEERRITFIDTPGHEAFTAMRARGAKSTDIAILVVAANDGVMPQTIEALNHAKAADVPIVVAVNKIDVEGADPTKVRGQLTEFGLVAEEYGGDTMFVDISARQGTNIEQLLEAVVLTADAALDLRANPDQDAQGIAIEAHLDRGRGAVATVLVQRGTLRVGETMVVGDAYGRVRAMLDDKGNHVEEAGPSTPVLVLGLTNVPGAGDNFLVVDEDRTARQIAEKRAARERNAAFAKRTRRVSLEDLDKVLKAGEVQQLNLIIKGDASGSVEALESSLLQLDVGEEVDIRVLHRGVGAVTESDINLASGSDAIVIGFNVRAEGRATQMAEREGVDVRYYSVIYQAIEEIEAALKGMLKPEYEEVELGTAEIREVFKSSKLGNIAGVLIRSGEVKRNTKARLIRDGKVVAENLNIDGLRRFKDDVTEIREGFEGGINLGNFNDIKVDDVIATYEMREKPRG; from the coding sequence GTGGCTAAGGTCCGGGTTTACGAACTCGCCAAGGAGTTCGGTGTTGAGAGCAAGGTCGTCATGGCCAAGCTCCAAGAACTTGGTGAATTCGTCCGTTCGGCGTCCTCGACGATCGAGGCGCCGGTTGTTCGCAAGTTGACCGACGCTTTCCAGGCGGGCAGCGGCGGCGGCCGTTCCGCCGGCAAGCCCGCGGCGCCGCGCAAGTCGGCCCCCGCGAAGCCGTCCGCGCCCACTCCGGCGCAGGCGGCGCGTCCGGCTGCCCCGAAGCCGGGCGCCCCCAAGCCGGGCCCCGCGGCCCCGGCTGCCCCCGAGGCCCCGGCTGCTCCGGCAGCCCCGGAGGCCCCGGTGACCCCCGTGGCTCCCAAGCCTGCCGCCGGCCCCACCCCGGGTCCGCGGCCTGCCCCGGCCCGTCCGGCGGCACCCAAGCCCGCCCCGGCCGCGCCCGCGCAGCCGGAGTTCCAGGCCCCGCCGTCGCCGGCCCCCGCAGCCCAGGGCCCCCGCCCGGGTGCTGCCCCGGGCCCGCGTCCCGGCGGCCGTCCCGCGCCCGGCCAGGGCCAGTCGCGCGGCAACGCCCCGCGTTCCGGTGGCCAGTCGGCGCGTCCCGGTGGGCCCCGTCCGGCCGGTCCGCGCCCGGGCAACAACCCCTTCACCTCCGGTGGCTCCACGGGCATGGCCCGTCCGCAGGCCCCGCGGCCCGGTGGCGCCCCGCGTCCCGGCCAGCCCGGTCCCCGTCCGCAGGGCGGCGGCCAGGGTGGTCCGCGTCCGCAGGGCGGCGGCCAGGGCGGCGCGCGTCCGACCCCCGGTGCCATGCCGCGTCCGCAGGGTGCGGCGCCCGGTGGTGCCCCGCGTCCCGGCGGCGGTAACCGCCCGAACCCGGGCATGATGCCGCAGCGTCCGGCTGCCGGCCCGCGTCCGGGCCCCGGCGGCGGTGGTCGTCCGGGCGGCGCCGGTCGTCCCGGCGGCGGCGGTGGTCGTCCCGGTGGCGGCGGCGGCTTCGCCGGTCGTCCCGGTGGCGGCGGCGGTGGCGGTCGTCCGGGTGGCGGCGGCGGTTTCGCCGGTCGTCCCGGTGGCGGCGGTCCCGGTGGCGGCGGCGGTGGCGGCGGCTTCGGCGGTCGTCCCGGCTTCGGCGGTCGTCCGGGTGGTCCCGGTGGCCGTGGTGGCACGCAGGGTGCGTTCGGCCGTCCCGGCGGTCCGGCGCGTCGTGGCCGCAAGTCGAAGCGGCAGCGCCGCCAGGAGTACGAGGCCATGCAGGCCCCGTCCGTGGGCGGCATCATGCTGCCGCGCGGCAACGGCCAGACCGTTCGCCTCTCGCGCGGTGCCTCGCTGACGGACTTCGCGGAGAAGATCAACGCCAACCCGGCGTCGCTGGTCCAGGTCATGCTGAACCTGGGCGAGATGGTCACCGCGACCCAGTCCGTCTCCGACGAGACGCTGCAGCTCCTCGCCGACGAGATGAACTACAACGTCGAGATCGTCAGCCCGGAGGAGGAGGACCGCGAGCTGCTCGAGTCCTTCGACATCGAGTTCGGCGAGAACGAGGGCGGCGAGGAGATGCTCGCCTCGCGTCCGCCGGTGGTGACCGTCATGGGTCACGTCGACCACGGTAAGACCCGCCTGCTGGACGCGATCCGCAAGACCAACGTGGTCGCGGGCGAGGCCGGTGGCATCACCCAGCACATCGGTGCCTACCAGGTCACGACCGAGGTCAACGACGAAGAGCGTCGCATCACCTTCATCGACACCCCGGGTCACGAGGCGTTCACCGCCATGCGTGCCCGCGGTGCGAAGTCGACCGACATCGCGATCCTCGTGGTGGCGGCCAACGACGGTGTCATGCCGCAGACGATCGAGGCCCTGAACCACGCCAAGGCGGCCGACGTGCCGATCGTGGTCGCGGTCAACAAGATCGACGTCGAGGGCGCCGACCCGACCAAGGTGCGCGGTCAGCTGACCGAGTTCGGCCTGGTGGCCGAGGAGTACGGCGGCGACACCATGTTCGTCGACATCTCCGCCCGCCAGGGCACCAACATCGAGCAGCTGCTCGAGGCCGTCGTCCTCACCGCGGACGCCGCCCTCGACCTGCGGGCCAACCCCGACCAGGACGCCCAGGGCATCGCGATCGAGGCCCACCTCGACCGCGGCCGCGGCGCCGTGGCGACCGTCCTGGTCCAGCGCGGTACCCTCCGCGTCGGCGAGACGATGGTCGTGGGCGACGCCTACGGCCGGGTCCGCGCGATGCTCGACGACAAGGGCAACCACGTCGAGGAAGCGGGTCCGTCGACCCCCGTCCTGGTCCTGGGTCTGACCAACGTCCCGGGCGCCGGCGACAACTTCCTGGTCGTCGACGAGGACCGCACGGCGCGCCAGATCGCCGAGAAGCGTGCGGCGCGCGAGCGCAACGCCGCGTTCGCCAAGCGCACCCGCCGGGTGTCCCTCGAGGACCTCGACAAGGTGCTCAAGGCGGGCGAGGTCCAGCAGCTCAACCTCATCATCAAGGGCGACGCGTCCGGTTCGGTCGAGGCCCTGGAGTCCTCGCTGCTCCAGCTCGACGTCGGCGAAGAGGTCGACATCCGGGTGCTGCACCGCGGCGTCGGTGCGGTCACGGAGTCCGACATCAACCTGGCGTCCGGCTCCGACGCGATCGTCATCGGCTTCAACGTGCGGGCCGAAGGCCGCGCCACGCAGATGGCCGAGCGCGAGGGCGTCGACGTCCGGTACTACTCGGTCATCTACCAGGCGATCGAGGAGATCGAGGCGGCCCTCAAGGGCATGCTCAAGCCGGAGTACGAAGAGGTCGAGCTCGGTACGGCGGAGATCCGCGAGGTCTTCAAGTCGTCCAAGCTGGGCAACATCGCGGGTGTGCTCATCCGCTCCGGCGAGGTCAAGCGGAACACCAAGGCGCGCCTCATCCGCGACGGCAAGGTGGTCGCGGAGAACCTCAACATCGACGGTCTGCGCCGCTTCAAGGACGACGTCACCGAGATCCGCGAAGGCTTCGAGGGCGGTATCAACCTCGGCAACTTCAACGACATCAAGGTCGACGACGTCATCGCGACGTACGAGATGCGGGAGAAGCCGCGCGGCTGA
- a CDS encoding YlxR family protein has translation MSGRTHARACPERTCLGCRERAAKGDLLRIVEIEGECVPDPRGTLPGRGAYVHRTLVCLDLAVRRRAFPRAYRGRGPFDTAELRRFIEGGAG, from the coding sequence GTGTCTGGTCGGACGCATGCCCGCGCATGCCCTGAGCGCACGTGTCTGGGGTGCCGGGAGCGAGCGGCCAAGGGCGATTTGCTGCGCATCGTGGAGATCGAGGGCGAGTGTGTCCCCGATCCTCGCGGTACGCTGCCCGGCCGGGGTGCTTATGTGCACCGGACACTGGTCTGCCTTGACCTGGCGGTTCGCCGCCGGGCGTTCCCCCGGGCCTACCGGGGACGCGGCCCGTTCGACACGGCGGAGTTGCGCCGGTTCATCGAAGGGGGCGCGGGTTGA
- the nusA gene encoding transcription termination factor NusA, with amino-acid sequence MDIDMSALRGLVREKEISFDLLVEAIESALLIAYHRTEGSRRRARVELNRNTGHVTVWAKEDPEDLEEGAEPREFDDTPSGFGRIAATTAKQVILQRLRDAEEEITFGEYAGREGDVVTGVVQQGKDPKNVLVDIGKLEAILPVQEQVPGEEYTHGTRLRSYVVRVVKGVRGPSVTLSRTHPNLVKKLFAMEVPEIADGSVEISAIAREAGHRTKIAVRSTRSGLNAKGACIGPMGGRVRAVMAELNGEKIDIVDWSDDPAELVAHALSPARVSKVEVVDMAARSARVTVPDYQLSLAIGKEGQNARLAARLTGWRIDIRPDTEHAPAQG; translated from the coding sequence GTGGACATCGACATGAGTGCCCTGCGGGGTCTGGTGCGGGAGAAGGAGATCTCGTTCGACCTGCTGGTCGAGGCGATCGAGTCGGCCCTCCTCATCGCGTACCACCGCACCGAGGGCAGCCGCCGCCGGGCGCGCGTGGAGCTGAACCGCAACACCGGCCACGTGACGGTGTGGGCGAAGGAGGACCCGGAGGACCTGGAGGAGGGTGCCGAGCCGCGCGAGTTCGACGACACCCCGTCCGGCTTCGGGCGGATCGCGGCGACCACCGCCAAGCAGGTCATCCTGCAGCGGCTGCGGGACGCCGAGGAGGAGATCACGTTCGGCGAGTACGCCGGGCGGGAGGGCGATGTCGTCACCGGCGTCGTCCAGCAGGGCAAGGACCCCAAGAACGTCCTGGTCGACATCGGCAAGCTGGAGGCCATCCTGCCGGTGCAGGAGCAGGTCCCGGGCGAGGAGTACACGCACGGCACGCGGCTGCGGTCGTACGTCGTGCGCGTCGTCAAGGGCGTCCGTGGCCCCTCGGTCACCCTGTCGCGCACCCACCCCAATCTGGTGAAGAAGCTGTTCGCCATGGAGGTGCCGGAGATCGCCGACGGGTCGGTGGAGATCTCCGCCATCGCGCGGGAGGCCGGCCACCGGACGAAGATCGCGGTGCGCTCGACGCGCTCCGGGCTGAACGCCAAGGGCGCGTGCATCGGCCCGATGGGCGGCCGGGTGCGGGCCGTGATGGCCGAGCTCAACGGCGAGAAGATCGACATCGTCGACTGGTCGGACGACCCGGCCGAGCTGGTGGCGCACGCGCTGTCGCCGGCCCGGGTCAGCAAGGTCGAGGTCGTGGACATGGCGGCCCGCTCCGCGCGGGTGACGGTCCCCGACTACCAGTTGTCGCTGGCCATCGGCAAGGAAGGGCAGAACGCCCGGCTCGCGGCGCGGCTCACGGGCTGGCGGATCGACATCCGTCCGGACACCGAGCACGCGCCGGCGCAGGGCTGA
- the rimP gene encoding ribosome maturation factor RimP, with the protein MSTTQSERLRGLLEPLVAARDLDLEEIEVTPAGKSRVLRIVVDSDEGVQLDECAELSREASKILDDTDAMGGAPYTLEVTSPGADRPLTSPRHYRRAVGRLIKARLHEGGDLVARIIAMDDSGLDLEVPGVKGRKPTARRVEFAEIAKARVELEFNPRPARPAQREQIDNDANDASDANDENDENKEEA; encoded by the coding sequence ATGAGCACCACCCAGAGCGAGAGGCTGCGCGGACTGCTTGAACCGCTCGTCGCCGCGCGAGACCTGGATCTGGAAGAGATCGAGGTGACACCGGCCGGCAAGAGCCGAGTGCTGAGGATCGTGGTCGATTCCGACGAGGGCGTCCAGCTGGACGAATGCGCCGAGCTGAGTCGCGAGGCGTCCAAGATCCTGGACGACACCGACGCGATGGGCGGCGCCCCGTACACCCTCGAAGTGACCTCGCCGGGCGCCGACCGGCCGCTGACCTCGCCGCGGCACTACCGCCGCGCCGTCGGCCGCCTGATCAAGGCCCGCCTCCACGAGGGCGGCGACCTGGTCGCACGGATCATCGCCATGGACGACAGCGGACTGGACCTCGAGGTGCCGGGCGTCAAGGGCCGCAAGCCGACCGCCCGCCGGGTCGAGTTCGCGGAGATCGCCAAGGCGCGGGTCGAGCTGGAGTTCAACCCCAGGCCCGCGCGGCCCGCCCAGCGCGAGCAGATCGACAACGACGCGAACGACGCGAGCGACGCGAACGACGAAAACGACGAGAACAAGGAGGAGGCGTAG